CTCCATCTTGTTGAAAGTGGAGAGGGGTGGCGGTGGGCCGCGGCGCTCCTCTGCGTTGTGGATGAAGTGGCAGCGGGGGCCGTAGGGGCAGAAGCCCATGGTGTGGAAGGTGCGACACAACTCTGTCTTGTACTTGGGGTGGCGGCTCAGGCTGCGCAGCTCTTGCATGCCGTGGGCAAACTGGCACTTGTCACCGTACTTGCAGGTGCCGTTCTCCTCGAAGGGCCGGCACAGCTCAGTCTTATAGCGGCTGGAGTTGACCTGCTGCTGGCCCTGGCTCTGTCCGATGCCACCGAGACACTGGAGCTGACTTCCCGGCTTGAGGCGCTCCCCAGTCTCTGAGAAGGAGCGGTCCCGGAAGCGGTTTTCCTTGTTGTTACTGCCGCAACCGCCACCACCAATCAGGAGCGAGGAGGAGTCCACATTTAGACTGTTGATGAACTGGTTCTGGTTGAATTTGGAGTTGGGGATGGTGATCGAGTGGCGGTGCTGCAACAGCCCACCACCCCCCACTGCCTTCCTGTCCAGCAAGGATGAGGCATTGTTGGCACTAGtgcagactgggacagaggtggAGTTGGGCCCACTGAaggtgttgttgttgtagttCAACATCTTATTGTTCTGCAAATAAAAAAACACAGTCACgcttaataaaaataaataaagtgtcAATGTCAATCAGTAGTGAATGGAAAAAAATACCCCAATTCACTTTTCAAAAAAAAGTTTTGATCTAGCAGTACTTGGATCGAGGTTACAGTCCAGACCTTTCACTACTACTCGCATTGAACAAGTAGATCCAGAATATTCATTCT
This window of the Coregonus clupeaformis isolate EN_2021a chromosome 33, ASM2061545v1, whole genome shotgun sequence genome carries:
- the LOC121548554 gene encoding mRNA decay activator protein ZFP36L1 isoform X2, encoding MLNYNNNTFSGPNSTSVPVCTSANNASSLLDRKAVGGGGLLQHRHSITIPNSKFNQNQFINSLNVDSSSLLIGGGGCGSNNKENRFRDRSFSETGERLKPGSQLQCLGGIGQSQGQQQVNSSRYKTELCRPFEENGTCKYGDKCQFAHGMQELRSLSRHPKYKTELCRTFHTMGFCPYGPRCHFIHNAEERRGPPPPLSTFNKMERPRLQHSFSFAGFPSHGSLQDSPTLVTPPTISTEDLSEWPSNPFTYSSQELANLFGPSLGGGLPVLEPGLLAPATPSPTAPCFFRPMSESPASPPDSLSDLEGYQSSQSGSESPSLDASRRLPIFSRLSISDD
- the LOC121548554 gene encoding mRNA decay activator protein ZFP36L1 isoform X1; translated protein: MTATIVSPFFEYTEVNKNNKMLNYNNNTFSGPNSTSVPVCTSANNASSLLDRKAVGGGGLLQHRHSITIPNSKFNQNQFINSLNVDSSSLLIGGGGCGSNNKENRFRDRSFSETGERLKPGSQLQCLGGIGQSQGQQQVNSSRYKTELCRPFEENGTCKYGDKCQFAHGMQELRSLSRHPKYKTELCRTFHTMGFCPYGPRCHFIHNAEERRGPPPPLSTFNKMERPRLQHSFSFAGFPSHGSLQDSPTLVTPPTISTEDLSEWPSNPFTYSSQELANLFGPSLGGGLPVLEPGLLAPATPSPTAPCFFRPMSESPASPPDSLSDLEGYQSSQSGSESPSLDASRRLPIFSRLSISDD